A genomic window from Salvia miltiorrhiza cultivar Shanhuang (shh) chromosome 5, IMPLAD_Smil_shh, whole genome shotgun sequence includes:
- the LOC131025635 gene encoding uncharacterized protein LOC131025635: MTHRYCFEALDRSLRDIMRSSDRSGKPFGGLVVVLGGDFRQILPVIPKGSRHDIVHASISSSQLWNSCQVFKLTKNMRLQANASASDAEETKEFAEWILKIGDGTAEHNLGDGESVVALSEDILIRDATNPIAAIVENTYNDVMNNAFDPEMFKNRAILAPHQ, from the exons ATGACACATAGATACTGTTTTGAAGCGCTTGATAGAAGCTTAAGGGATATTATGAGATCTTCCGATAGGTCTGGAAAACCTTTTGGAGGTTTGGTGGTTGTTTTAGGAGGCGACTTTCGACAGATACTTCCAGTGATCCCTAAGGGAAGTCGGCATGACATCGTGCATGCCTCTATAAGTTCATCTCAACTTTGGAATTCGTGTCAAGTTTTCAAGTTAACTAAGAACATGAGATTACAG GCAAATGCTTCTGCTTCGGATGCTGAAGAAACCAAAGAATTTGCAGAGTGGATACTTAAAATAGGTGATGGTACAGCCGAACATAATCTTGGTGATGGAGAATCTGTTGTGGCATTATCAGAAGATATCCTTATACGCGATGCAACAAATCCTATTGCAGCTATAGTGGAAAACACATATAATGACGTCATGAATAATGCATTTGATCCAGAAATGTTTAAGAATAGAGCTATCTTGGCCCCCcaccaatga
- the LOC131025636 gene encoding uncharacterized protein LOC131025636 has protein sequence MVDTINDYVMSLMSSKGICKEDGQVDLDEQVFSVEYLNTIKCSGLPSHEIKLKEGCIIMLLRNIDPSNELCNDTRLIVTQLGECVIEGKLISGKNSGRKFPIARMIMSPSDFAKFPIRFQRRQFPVSVCFAMTINKSQGQSLSNVGLYLPKPVFSHGQLYVAISRVTRKRGLKILVCDESGHTQDTTTNVVYDEIFDRL, from the coding sequence atggttgatacgATCAATGATTACGTCATGTCTCTGATGTCTAGCAAGGGTATttgcaaagaagatggacaaGTGGACCTTGATGAACAAGTATTCTCGGTTGAATATCTCAATAcaatcaagtgttcaggattaccgagtcatgaaattaaattgaaagaaggaTGCATAATAATGCTTCTCAGAAATATTGATCCatctaatgagctttgcaatgACACCAGGCTGATAGTAACTCAACTTGGGGAATGCGTAATTGAAGGCAAactcatttcaggaaaaaatTCGGGCAGGAAGTTTCCCATAGCTAGAATGATTATGAGTCCATCAGATTTCGCTAAATTTCCAATTCGGTTTCAGAGAAGGCAATTTCCtgtgagtgtttgttttgctatgacaataaataaaagccagggacaatctctttcaaatgtaggattatacctACCGAAACCAGTTTTTAGTCATGGACAACTCTACGTGGCAATCTCAAGAGTCACTAGAAAAAGAGGTTTAAAGATTTTAGTATGTGATGAGAGTGGTCATACGCAAGACACAACAACTAATGTtgtgtatgatgaaattttcgatagattatga
- the LOC131025637 gene encoding uncharacterized protein LOC131025637, translating to MEAKELTGSPFTQIAAVFVAVWRRRHLELPSDPLLLFNVDETQSKKKKKQMLPHNKEFRLSPPPSLQRCLLVAASLTPALPPRRRLPHSSDASSSPPPSLQRCLPHSSASSLTPALPPRRRLSLTPAPPPSLQRLLVAASLTPTPPSVHHHHSSCLLVAARLRPPHHKTRAHRPPSILDFGALF from the exons ATGGAGGCCAAGGAGCTCACCGGTAGCCCATTCACGCAGATCGCCGCTGTGTTCGTGGCGGTATGGAGGAGGAGGCACCTTGAGCTGCCCTCGGACCCCTTGCTTCTGTTCAACGTCGATGAAACTCagagcaagaagaagaagaagcagatgTTGCCCCACAACAAGGAGTTTCGATTAT CGCCTCCTCCCTCACTCCAGCGCTGCCTCCTcgtcgccgcctccctcacTCCAGCGCTGCCTCCTcgtcgccgcctccctcacTCCAGTGATGCCTCCTcgtcgccgcctccctcacTCCAGCGCTGCCTCCCTCACTCCAGCGCCTCCTCCCTCACTCCAGCGCTGCCTCCTCGTCGCCGCCTCTCCCTCACTCCAGCGCCGCCTCCCTCACTCCAGCGCCTCCTCGTCGCCGCCTCCCTTACTCCAACGCCTCCCTCAGTTCACCACCACCACTCCAGCTGCCTCCTCGTCGCCGCTCGCCTCCGCCCTCCTCACCACAAGACGCGCGCGCACCGACCACCATCGATTTTAGATTTTGGGGCTCTGTTTTGA